Genomic window (Candidatus Neomarinimicrobiota bacterium):
CCGAAGAAAAAGAAAACGTGAAGATGTCAGTCGAAACTGATAATACTGATGCCCTCGAGCAAGTGGAAGAGGTCTCCCCCCAGGGGGATGAGCCTCAAGGGGAAAAGGACTATCTCGATCCGTCATTGTTTGATGATATAAAGGAGCTTTCCCCCGAACAGCTTCATGAATCTGCTGAACCGAAGGACATGGTATCGTCTGAGGTACTTGACAAGTATCACGAGACTGTTTCTGATATTGCCGAACATCAGGTGGTTCAGGGGAGAGTTATAGGCCAGAATGAAAAAGAAATCATTATGGATATAGGGTTTAAATCGGAGGGGATAATTCCCAGATCTGAGTTTGCCGGCAAGGTGCCGCCCGCCATTGGTGACGTTCTGGGAGTCTACCTGGAACGGATGGAAGACAAGAACGGTCAAACTCTCCTTTCCAAAGAGAAGGCTGACTGGATGAACAGCTGGAACAAGATCATAGAAATATACAAGGGAGATGGGACTGTCGAAGGAAAGATCGTTCGGAGGATAAAGGGGGGAATGGTTGTTGAACTCGAGGGAATTCAGGCTTTTCTTCCTGGCTCCCAAATCGATATCCGGCCCGTTCAGGACTTTGACCAATACCTTGGCCAGGAGATGGAATTCAAAGTCGTCAAGGTGAATCGATTGAGGAAGAACATCGTGTTGTCCAGAAAAGTACTTCTGGAAGAGAGTCTGAGAGAACAGAGGGAAGCCCTGTTTGAAGAGATAGAGACGGGACAGATTCTGGAAGGGCACGTCAAGAATATTACGGATTTTGGGGCATTCATAGATCTCGGGGGCGTTGATGGACTACTCCACATAACTGACCTCTCATGGGGCAGAGTCAATCACCCTTCAGACGTAGTTGAATTAGGCGAGGCACTGAACGTAAAAGTCATTGATGTAGACAGGGAGAAACAGAGGGTCTCTCTCGGACTCAAACAGTTGTCGCCCCACCCGTGGGAAACGGTTCCGGGGAAATATCCCGTGGGCACCAGGATAAAGGGAAAAGTTGTCAGTCTCACCAATTACGGTGCCTTCCTCGAGCTTGAGAAGGGAGTAGAGGGGCTGGTTCATGTGTCTGAGATGTCGTGGACTCGCAATGTTTTTCACCCATCCGAGGTTGTTAAGCTCGGAGAGGAGGTAGAAGCAGAAGTGCTCAGTCTCAATCCTGAGGACAGGAAAATCGCTCTCGGTTTCAAGCAGCTTCAACCCGATCCGTGGGAGGGTGTGGAAGAGCGATATCAGGTCGACTCACTGTACAAGGGTACCGTCAGGAATCTGAGGCAATTCGGCGCGTTCGTTGAACTGGAGGAAGGGGTTGACGGATTGATTCATATTTCTGACCTGTCGTGGACCAAGCTCGTCCGTCACCCCAAAGA
Coding sequences:
- a CDS encoding 30S ribosomal protein S1 translates to MTEEKENVKMSVETDNTDALEQVEEVSPQGDEPQGEKDYLDPSLFDDIKELSPEQLHESAEPKDMVSSEVLDKYHETVSDIAEHQVVQGRVIGQNEKEIIMDIGFKSEGIIPRSEFAGKVPPAIGDVLGVYLERMEDKNGQTLLSKEKADWMNSWNKIIEIYKGDGTVEGKIVRRIKGGMVVELEGIQAFLPGSQIDIRPVQDFDQYLGQEMEFKVVKVNRLRKNIVLSRKVLLEESLREQREALFEEIETGQILEGHVKNITDFGAFIDLGGVDGLLHITDLSWGRVNHPSDVVELGEALNVKVIDVDREKQRVSLGLKQLSPHPWETVPGKYPVGTRIKGKVVSLTNYGAFLELEKGVEGLVHVSEMSWTRNVFHPSEVVKLGEEVEAEVLSLNPEDRKIALGFKQLQPDPWEGVEERYQVDSLYKGTVRNLRQFGAFVELEEGVDGLIHISDLSWTKLVRHPKEILEKGDEVEVRVLEASRESRRIALGLKQATEDPWPAIKDHFQPGEKVTGQVIKVLDKGVILELDMDVEGIIPSRMFSRDSRKEMLGEISPGVDLRCEVVEVRPDDKKVILDAPEFTTKGKSASRGLDGEDETPGEKEKEEETSEKRKKEKPERKVTSPQEKDSGEAEEEKKEEETSEKRKKEKPEQDVSSLEEKDSGETEEEKKEEG